The genomic window AGAGACACGGAGAGGGGAATGATGAGTTGTAAGATTTTGGATAAGAACATCGCACATGCTGAATTCCTGCATATCGAATCCTGCTTTCTGTCTCTGTGCCTCCGTGTCTCCGTGGTAAATTAGAGACGTAAATAGGTTAGCAAGATGACACAATCCGCCGAACTTGAACGCTACGCCGCGCTGCTGAAGGAAGCGGAGCAAATTCACGGCGTTTCGCTGGCGCGGGATGCCTGGCGGCGGTTGCGGCGGAATCCGGTGGCGGTGGTATCGCTGGTGTTTCTGATTGTCATTTCGCTGTTGGCGTTTCTTACGCCCATATTGCCGCTGCAATCGCCGTATGCCGTCGATACCAGCATTAGCTTTTCATCGCCGATGGCCAGGCCACTGTTCGTCGAAACAATTAAAGTCGACAAATCCGGCAGCGCCGAAGCTGCCGCCGCCGCGGATTGGATCAACAAGCAATTCGGCGACATCAATGGCTTCAACCGGGCGTTGGTGAAATTGCGGGTGCAGCTATTCGGCAAATGGTCGCTCAACAGCCTCTTGGGTCGGGATGAACTCGGCCGCGATCTTCTGGCCCGCTTGTTTTGGGGCGCACGTGTTTCGCTGATCGTGGGCTTAGTTGCCACGTTGGTATCTTTGGTGATTGGCGTTTCGTACGGCGCGATCGCCGGATATTTTGGCGGCAGCATCGATAACATCATGATGCGGCTGGTCGACGTGCTGTATTCCATCCCGTTTATTTTTTTGGTGATTTTTTTGGTGACGATTCTCGGTGAAGATTCGACGAAGGTAGCTTGGCTTGGCGGCATGACGGTCAAGGATTGGTTAGAAGTACATGGCATCGATCGTATTACGATTTTTTTTGTTGTCGTGGGGGCCATTTACTGGCTGACGATGGCCCGGGTAGTGCGTGGGCAGGTAATTTCACTGAAGCACGAGCAATTTGTGGAAGCGGCCCGCACCATCGGCGCCGGGCGGTGGCGCATCATTTTCCGTCACTTGGTTCCCAACGTGTTTAGCATTGTAATTGTGTACCTGACGCTTACGATTCCGCAGGTGATGTTGTTCGAAGCGTTTTTGTCGTTTTTGGGCTTGGGAGTGCAAGCGCCGGCGGTTTCCTGGGGGCTGTTGGCGAACCAGGGCTTCCGTGTGATTTCCCCGCTGAAAATTTATTGGTGGCTGTTTGTGTTTCCCAGCTTGGCCCTGGGACTGACGTTGTTTTCGTTGAACTTTTTGGGCGATGGCTTGCGCGACGCGCTGGATCCACGATTGAAAAATAAATGACGGCGCGCGCTCCGCTGGCCCGTCGCGGCTAAAAGGTCGTCAAAATGTCCCTTCTGGAAATCGAAAATCTCGGCGTCGAGTTTCGCACCGACGAAGGCATCGTGCGCGCCGTCGACGGTATTTCTCTGGCGATTGAGCCCGGCGAAACCTTGGGCATTGTCGGCGAAAGCGGCTCAGGAAAAAGCGTTTCCAGTTTGGCCATTTTGGGCCTCGTGCCGCAGCCGCCGGGAAAAATTACCAGCGGCCAGGCCATCTTCGAAGGGCAAAATTTGCTGGCCATGCCGCAGCGGAAATTGGCGAGTATCCGCGGCAATCGCATCGCCATGATCTTTCAAGACCCAATGACTTCTCTCAATCCATTTCTCACCATTGCGCAGCAGTTAACCGAAGTCACGCAATTGCACTTGCGGCACACGCACGAACAAGCGCTGAAGCATGCCATTTCTATGTTGGAGCGGGTGGGCATTCCCGCGCCGGCCCGGCGAATTCACGATTACCCGCATCAATTTTCCGGCGGTATGCGGCAGCGCGTGATGATTGCCATGGCCCTGGCCTGTAAGCCCGCCCTGCTAATTGCCGACGAGCCAACCACGGCCCTGGACGTAACCATTCAGGCCCAAATTTTGGAATTGATGAAAGAATTGCAGCGAGCCGAAGGGACCGCCATCATTCTCATCACGCACGATCTGGGCGTGGTGGCCAACATTTGCCGCCGTGTGAACGTGATGTATGCCGGCCGCTTTGTCGAAGAAGCCCCGGTGGACGATTTATTCGCCCGGCCCCGGCATCCGTACACGCTGGGCCTGCTGCAATCGATTCCCCGGCTCGATGCTACCCAGGAAGCGCTCACGCCCATCCGTGGCCAACCGCCTGATTTAATTCACTTGCCCACGGGCTGCGCCTTCCATCCGCGCTGCCCGAACATCATCGACCGCTGCCCGAAAGAAGTGCCGCCGTTATTTCCCGGCGAGCGGGACGTCCGCTATGCGTGCTTTAATCCAGCGCGGCAATAAGGCAATTCTCACCACGGAGGCACAGAGACACAGAGAAGGCAGCTAATCAGGTAGCCAAGAAAGCAAGAAAGAAGTTAGTTCAGGAACATTAACTTAGCTGCCGT from Pirellulales bacterium includes these protein-coding regions:
- a CDS encoding ABC transporter ATP-binding protein gives rise to the protein MSLLEIENLGVEFRTDEGIVRAVDGISLAIEPGETLGIVGESGSGKSVSSLAILGLVPQPPGKITSGQAIFEGQNLLAMPQRKLASIRGNRIAMIFQDPMTSLNPFLTIAQQLTEVTQLHLRHTHEQALKHAISMLERVGIPAPARRIHDYPHQFSGGMRQRVMIAMALACKPALLIADEPTTALDVTIQAQILELMKELQRAEGTAIILITHDLGVVANICRRVNVMYAGRFVEEAPVDDLFARPRHPYTLGLLQSIPRLDATQEALTPIRGQPPDLIHLPTGCAFHPRCPNIIDRCPKEVPPLFPGERDVRYACFNPARQ
- a CDS encoding ABC transporter permease, giving the protein MTQSAELERYAALLKEAEQIHGVSLARDAWRRLRRNPVAVVSLVFLIVISLLAFLTPILPLQSPYAVDTSISFSSPMARPLFVETIKVDKSGSAEAAAAADWINKQFGDINGFNRALVKLRVQLFGKWSLNSLLGRDELGRDLLARLFWGARVSLIVGLVATLVSLVIGVSYGAIAGYFGGSIDNIMMRLVDVLYSIPFIFLVIFLVTILGEDSTKVAWLGGMTVKDWLEVHGIDRITIFFVVVGAIYWLTMARVVRGQVISLKHEQFVEAARTIGAGRWRIIFRHLVPNVFSIVIVYLTLTIPQVMLFEAFLSFLGLGVQAPAVSWGLLANQGFRVISPLKIYWWLFVFPSLALGLTLFSLNFLGDGLRDALDPRLKNK